Proteins encoded in a region of the Apteryx mantelli isolate bAptMan1 chromosome 34, bAptMan1.hap1, whole genome shotgun sequence genome:
- the ZNF628 gene encoding zinc finger protein 628 isoform X1 yields MVGAQQLELAEMQPGPAAAASSSEHQYECLECGKVFKWSSRLIHHQRTHTGERPYKCSECPKAFKGSSALLYHQRSHTGERPYKCSECGKAFKRSSLLQIHQSVHTGLRAFKCTLCGMAFKWSSHYQYHVRQHTGERPYKCTACDKAFKNSSSLRRHRHIHTGERPYVCTACGKAFTQSTNLRQHQRIHTGERPYACTQCGKTFTHSSNLLLHQRTHAGSRAHKCPACAKAFVSDAYLQKHLQTHATRPPSSPLAPPPLFLAPAEAVETVEMLWKCGDCELTFKSEELLLGHQRSHLEVGTPGPGPGGGEAPAAMHNCPTCGKAFKNGSGLARHQHSHSGERPFKCSVCEKTFVQLASLLGHQRSHPAEQQLIQAEAEVTCPQTVPEPAPALAPAPAERPYQCTECGKAFKGSSGLRYHMRDHTGERPYKCSECGKAFKRSSLLSIHQRVHTGLRAFKCAECGLTFKWSSHYQYHLRLHTGERPYACPDCPKAFKNTSCLRRHRQLHTGERPYACLVCGKAFTQTSNLRQHQRTHTGERPYACAQCGKTFTHSSNLQLHQRTHSSARPYQCPVCSKAFVMASYLQRHLRTHAAGPKAPTTPKVPPARDGPQVQPTTLSLEVGSPPAAPSAQTFLLVQTAQGLQLIPSVPHPPQKLILLPAPQPKATGPGFTLLPAPPSKAAPRRQEKGPKAVAPANPPATAGQSILLVPSAAQALPSVQIQALAGTQRAPGLSPGASVIVLQNVPEQPPAEVSTLRVQALPPPPEVASVQLQALPQPSEVASVQLQTLPQPTEVTSVQLQAAEVTNVQLQATEVTNVQLQALPQPSEVTNIQLQALPQTSEVTSVQLQATEVANVQLQATEVTNVQLQALPQSSEVPNIQLQALPQPPEMTNVQLQTLPQPSEVASVQLQALPQPPEVTNVQLQTPEVTNVQLQTPEGTRVQLQALPQPSEPVTGPSLPGGPELRGAAGLPEGQDVIVVQSGQGEELLGPGPEVGSLAGVHDVHLEMLQTVEGLQNVLVLRGADGEQTRLCVQEVENLPELPPDEAQGGQKLFIIRGEPTLQVLENVPGTGGQLSAQARGTPGSTGATPGPTGSPAVVQLLPGPPAPDLPAIQIVQTVPSVQLVHTF; encoded by the coding sequence ATGGTGGGAGCCCAGCAGCTGGAGCTGGCTGAGAtgcagcccggcccggcggcagcagcgagcaGCAGCGAGCACCAGTACGAGTGTCTGGAGTGCGGCAAGGTCTTCAAATGGTCATCGCGCCTCATCCACCACCAGCGCACgcacacgggcgagcggccctACAAGTGTTCCGAGTGCCCCAAGGCCTTCAAGGGCTCCTCGGCGCTGCTCTATCACCAGCGCAGCcacacgggcgagcggccctACAAATGCTCCGAGTGCGGCAAGGCCTTCAAGCGCTCCTCACTGCTGCAGATCCACCAGAGCGTCCACACAGGGCTGCGGGCTTTCAAGTGCACGCTCTGCGGCATGGCCTTCAAGTGGTCCTCACACTATCAGTACCACGTGCGCCAgcacacgggcgagcggccctACAAGTGCACGGCCTGCGACAAGGCCTTCAAGAACTCCTCCAGcctccgccgccaccgccacaTCCACACAGGCGAGCGCCCCTATGTCTGCACGGCCTGCGGCAAGGCCTTCACCCAGTCCACCAACCTGCGGCAGCACCAGCGCATCCACACCGGCGAGCGCCCCTACGCCTGCACCCAGTGCGGCAAGACCTTCACCCACTCCTCCAACCTGCTCCTTCACCAGCGCACCCATGCCGGCTCCCGGGCTCATAAGTGCCCGGCTTGCGCCAAGGCCTTCGTCTCGGACGCCTACCTGCAGAAACACCTGCAGACACATGCCACCCGCCCGCCCAGCAGCCCCttggccccgccgccgctctTCCTGGCGCCTGCCGAGGCCGTGGAGACAGTGGAGATGCTCTGGAAGTGTGGCGACTGCGAGCTGACCTTCAAGagcgaggagctgctgctgggccaccaaCGGAGCCATTTGGAGGTAGGGACGCCCGGCCCGGGCCCTGGTGGCGGCGAGGCGCCCGCGGCCATGCACAACTGCCCCACGTGCGGCAAAGCCTTCAAGAACGGCTCTGGGCTGGCACGGCACCAGCACAGCCACAGCGGCGAGCGTCCCTTCAAGTGCTCGGTCTGCGAGAAGACCTTTGTGCAGCTGGCCAGCCTGCTGGGCCACCAGCGCAGCCACCCCGCCGAGCAGCAGCTCATCCAGGCTGAGGCTGAGGTGACGTGTCCCCAAACGGTGCCtgagccagccccagccctggccccagcccccgCCGAGCGCCCCTACCAGTGCACTGAGTGTGGCAAGGCCTTCAAGGGCTCCTCCGGGCTGCGCTACCACATGCGGGACcacacgggcgagcggccctACAAGTGCTCCGAGTGTGGCAAAGCCTTCAAGCGCTCCTCACTGCTCTCCATCCACCAGCGGGTGCACACGGGGCTGCGAGCCTTCAAGTGCGCCGAGTGTGGTCTCACCTTCAAGTGGTCCTCGCACTACCAGTACCACCTGCGGCTGCACACGGGCGAGCGCCCCTACGCCTGCCCGGACTGCCCCAAGGCCTTCAAAAACACCTCCTGCCTCCGTCGGCACCGGCAGCTGCACACAGGTGAGCGCCCCTACGCCTGCCTGGTGTGCGGCAAGGCCTTCACCCAGACCTCCAACCTGCGGCAGCACCAGCGTACCCACACCGGCGAGCGCCCCTATGCCTGCGCCCAGTGCGGCAAGACCTTCACCCACTCCTCCAACCTCCAGCTCCACCAGCGCACCCACTCCAGCGCCCGGCCCTACCAGTGCCCCGTCTGCTCCAAGGCCTTTGTCATGGCCTCCTACCTGCAGCGTCACCTCCGCACCCACGCCGCTGGCCCCAAGGCACCCACCACCCCCAAGGTGCCGCCTGCGCGGGACGGGCCCCAGGTGCAGCCCACCACGCTCAGCCTGGAGGTGGGCAGCCCACCCGCTGCCCCCAGTGCCCAGACCTTCCTGCTGGTGCAGACGGCGCAGGGCTTGCAGCTCATACCCAGCGTCCCCCACCCGCCGCAGAAGCTCATCCTCCTTCCCGCACCGCAGCCGAAAGCTACTGGCCCTGGCTTCACCCTGCTGCCcgcgccgcccagcaaagctgccCCGCGCCGGCAGGAGAAGGGCCCGAAAGCGGTGGCACCCGCCAACCCGCCGGCAACGGCTGGGCAGAGCATCCTGCTGGTGCCCAGTGCGGCGCAAGCGCTGCCCAGCGTGCAGATCCAGGCATTGGCGGGCACACAGCGGGCGCCGGGCCTTTCACCCGGGGCCAGCGTCATCGTGCTGCAGAATGTCCCCGAGCAGCCCCCAGCAGAGGTGAGCACCTTGCGGGTGCAGGCTCTGCCACCGCCGCCAGAGGTGGCCAGCGTCCAGCTCCAAGCCCTGCCGCAGCCCTCCGAGGTGGCCAGCGTCCAGCTGCAAACGCTGCCGCAGCCCACGGAGGTGACCAGTGTCCAGCTCCAGGCCGCTGAAGTGACAAATGTGCAGCTCCAGGCCACCGAGGTGACCAACGTCCAGCTGCAAGCCCTGCCGCAGCCCTCCGAGGTGACCAACATCCAGCTGCAAGCCCTGCCACAGACCTCCGAGGTGACTAGTGTCCAGCTCCAGGCCACTGAGGTGGCTAATGTGCAGCTCCAGGCCACTGAGGTGACAAACGTCCAGCTGCAAGCCCTGCCACAGTCCTCCGAGGTGCCCAACATTCAGCTCCAAGCCCTGCCGCAGCCCCCAGAGATGACAAATGTCCAGCTCCAAACCTTGCCGCAACCCTCAGAGGTGGCCAGCGTCCAGCTCCAAGCCTTGCCACAGCCACCGGAGGTGACCAACGTGCAGCTCCAGACCCCTGAGGTGACGAATGTCCAGCTCCAAACCCCCGAGGGTACCCGGGTGCAGCTCCAAGCCCTGCCCCAACCCTCCGAGCCCGTGACGGGGCCGAGCCTTCCAGGCGGCCCTGAGCTGCGGGGTGCCGCAGGGCTTCCTGAGGGGCAGGATGTGATCGTGGTGCAGAGTGGGCAGGGCGAGGAGCTGCTGGGGCCGGGACCGGAGGTGGGCAGCTTGGCTGGGGTGCACGACGTGCACCTGGAGATGCTGCAGACGGTTGAGGGGCTGCAGAACGTGCTGGTGCTGCGCGGCGCTGACGGCGAGCAGACGCGGCTCTGCGTGCAGGAGGTGGAAAACCTGCCAGAGCTGCCGCCAGACGAGGCCCAGGGTGGGCAGAAACTCTTCATCATCCGCGGCGAGCCCACCTTGCAGGTGCTGGAGAATGTGCCAGGGACCGGGGGCCAGCTCTCCGCGCAGGCGCGGGGGACACCCGGCAGCACCGGGGCGACACCAGGGCCTACTGGCAGCCCCGCCGTGGTgcagctcctgcccggcccgccaGCCCCGGACCTGCCCGCCATCCAGATCGTGCAGACAGTGCCCAGCGTCCAGCTGGTTCACACCTTCTGA
- the ZNF628 gene encoding zinc finger protein 628 isoform X2 — MVGAQQLELAEMQPGPAAAASSSEHQYECLECGKVFKWSSRLIHHQRTHTGERPYKCSECPKAFKGSSALLYHQRSHTGERPYKCSECGKAFKRSSLLQIHQSVHTGLRAFKCTLCGMAFKWSSHYQYHVRQHTGERPYKCTACDKAFKNSSSLRRHRHIHTGERPYVCTACGKAFTQSTNLRQHQRIHTGERPYACTQCGKTFTHSSNLLLHQRTHAGSRAHKCPACAKAFVSDAYLQKHLQTHATRPPSSPLAPPPLFLAPAEAVETVEMLWKCGDCELTFKSEELLLGHQRSHLEVGTPGPGPGGGEAPAAMHNCPTCGKAFKNGSGLARHQHSHSGERPFKCSVCEKTFVQLASLLGHQRSHPAEQQLIQAEAEVTCPQTVPEPAPALAPAPAERPYQCTECGKAFKGSSGLRYHMRDHTGERPYKCSECGKAFKRSSLLSIHQRVHTGLRAFKCAECGLTFKWSSHYQYHLRLHTGERPYACPDCPKAFKNTSCLRRHRQLHTGERPYACLVCGKAFTQTSNLRQHQRTHTGERPYACAQCGKTFTHSSNLQLHQRTHSSARPYQCPVCSKAFVMASYLQRHLRTHAAGPKAPTTPKVPPARDGPQVQPTTLSLEVGSPPAAPSAQTFLLVQTAQGLQLIPSVPHPPQKLILLPAPQPKATGPGFTLLPAPPSKAAPRRQEKGPKAVAPANPPATAGQSILLVPSAAQALPSVQIQALAGTQRAPGLSPGASVIVLQNVPEQPPAEVSTLRVQALPPPPEVASVQLQALPQPSEVASVQLQTLPQPTEVTSVQLQAAEVTNVQLQATEVTNVQLQALPQPSEVTNIQLQALPQTSEVTSVQLQATEVANVQLQATEVTNVQLQALPQSSEVPNIQLQALPQPPEMTNVQLQTLPQPSEVASVQLQALPQPPEVTNVQLQTPEVTNVQLQTPEGTRVQLQALPQPSEPVTGPSLPGGPELRGAAGLPEGQDVIVVQSGQGEELLGPGPEVGSLAGVHDVHLEMLQTVEGLQNVLVLRGADGEQTRLCVQEVENLPELPPDEAQGGQKLFIIRGEPTLQDNLGEPGRGCHPLTPRGTVPWRPSAPPPCQRPLPRSPSAPCGLTKPLLSCSSSRTPSRTLRPA; from the exons ATGGTGGGAGCCCAGCAGCTGGAGCTGGCTGAGAtgcagcccggcccggcggcagcagcgagcaGCAGCGAGCACCAGTACGAGTGTCTGGAGTGCGGCAAGGTCTTCAAATGGTCATCGCGCCTCATCCACCACCAGCGCACgcacacgggcgagcggccctACAAGTGTTCCGAGTGCCCCAAGGCCTTCAAGGGCTCCTCGGCGCTGCTCTATCACCAGCGCAGCcacacgggcgagcggccctACAAATGCTCCGAGTGCGGCAAGGCCTTCAAGCGCTCCTCACTGCTGCAGATCCACCAGAGCGTCCACACAGGGCTGCGGGCTTTCAAGTGCACGCTCTGCGGCATGGCCTTCAAGTGGTCCTCACACTATCAGTACCACGTGCGCCAgcacacgggcgagcggccctACAAGTGCACGGCCTGCGACAAGGCCTTCAAGAACTCCTCCAGcctccgccgccaccgccacaTCCACACAGGCGAGCGCCCCTATGTCTGCACGGCCTGCGGCAAGGCCTTCACCCAGTCCACCAACCTGCGGCAGCACCAGCGCATCCACACCGGCGAGCGCCCCTACGCCTGCACCCAGTGCGGCAAGACCTTCACCCACTCCTCCAACCTGCTCCTTCACCAGCGCACCCATGCCGGCTCCCGGGCTCATAAGTGCCCGGCTTGCGCCAAGGCCTTCGTCTCGGACGCCTACCTGCAGAAACACCTGCAGACACATGCCACCCGCCCGCCCAGCAGCCCCttggccccgccgccgctctTCCTGGCGCCTGCCGAGGCCGTGGAGACAGTGGAGATGCTCTGGAAGTGTGGCGACTGCGAGCTGACCTTCAAGagcgaggagctgctgctgggccaccaaCGGAGCCATTTGGAGGTAGGGACGCCCGGCCCGGGCCCTGGTGGCGGCGAGGCGCCCGCGGCCATGCACAACTGCCCCACGTGCGGCAAAGCCTTCAAGAACGGCTCTGGGCTGGCACGGCACCAGCACAGCCACAGCGGCGAGCGTCCCTTCAAGTGCTCGGTCTGCGAGAAGACCTTTGTGCAGCTGGCCAGCCTGCTGGGCCACCAGCGCAGCCACCCCGCCGAGCAGCAGCTCATCCAGGCTGAGGCTGAGGTGACGTGTCCCCAAACGGTGCCtgagccagccccagccctggccccagcccccgCCGAGCGCCCCTACCAGTGCACTGAGTGTGGCAAGGCCTTCAAGGGCTCCTCCGGGCTGCGCTACCACATGCGGGACcacacgggcgagcggccctACAAGTGCTCCGAGTGTGGCAAAGCCTTCAAGCGCTCCTCACTGCTCTCCATCCACCAGCGGGTGCACACGGGGCTGCGAGCCTTCAAGTGCGCCGAGTGTGGTCTCACCTTCAAGTGGTCCTCGCACTACCAGTACCACCTGCGGCTGCACACGGGCGAGCGCCCCTACGCCTGCCCGGACTGCCCCAAGGCCTTCAAAAACACCTCCTGCCTCCGTCGGCACCGGCAGCTGCACACAGGTGAGCGCCCCTACGCCTGCCTGGTGTGCGGCAAGGCCTTCACCCAGACCTCCAACCTGCGGCAGCACCAGCGTACCCACACCGGCGAGCGCCCCTATGCCTGCGCCCAGTGCGGCAAGACCTTCACCCACTCCTCCAACCTCCAGCTCCACCAGCGCACCCACTCCAGCGCCCGGCCCTACCAGTGCCCCGTCTGCTCCAAGGCCTTTGTCATGGCCTCCTACCTGCAGCGTCACCTCCGCACCCACGCCGCTGGCCCCAAGGCACCCACCACCCCCAAGGTGCCGCCTGCGCGGGACGGGCCCCAGGTGCAGCCCACCACGCTCAGCCTGGAGGTGGGCAGCCCACCCGCTGCCCCCAGTGCCCAGACCTTCCTGCTGGTGCAGACGGCGCAGGGCTTGCAGCTCATACCCAGCGTCCCCCACCCGCCGCAGAAGCTCATCCTCCTTCCCGCACCGCAGCCGAAAGCTACTGGCCCTGGCTTCACCCTGCTGCCcgcgccgcccagcaaagctgccCCGCGCCGGCAGGAGAAGGGCCCGAAAGCGGTGGCACCCGCCAACCCGCCGGCAACGGCTGGGCAGAGCATCCTGCTGGTGCCCAGTGCGGCGCAAGCGCTGCCCAGCGTGCAGATCCAGGCATTGGCGGGCACACAGCGGGCGCCGGGCCTTTCACCCGGGGCCAGCGTCATCGTGCTGCAGAATGTCCCCGAGCAGCCCCCAGCAGAGGTGAGCACCTTGCGGGTGCAGGCTCTGCCACCGCCGCCAGAGGTGGCCAGCGTCCAGCTCCAAGCCCTGCCGCAGCCCTCCGAGGTGGCCAGCGTCCAGCTGCAAACGCTGCCGCAGCCCACGGAGGTGACCAGTGTCCAGCTCCAGGCCGCTGAAGTGACAAATGTGCAGCTCCAGGCCACCGAGGTGACCAACGTCCAGCTGCAAGCCCTGCCGCAGCCCTCCGAGGTGACCAACATCCAGCTGCAAGCCCTGCCACAGACCTCCGAGGTGACTAGTGTCCAGCTCCAGGCCACTGAGGTGGCTAATGTGCAGCTCCAGGCCACTGAGGTGACAAACGTCCAGCTGCAAGCCCTGCCACAGTCCTCCGAGGTGCCCAACATTCAGCTCCAAGCCCTGCCGCAGCCCCCAGAGATGACAAATGTCCAGCTCCAAACCTTGCCGCAACCCTCAGAGGTGGCCAGCGTCCAGCTCCAAGCCTTGCCACAGCCACCGGAGGTGACCAACGTGCAGCTCCAGACCCCTGAGGTGACGAATGTCCAGCTCCAAACCCCCGAGGGTACCCGGGTGCAGCTCCAAGCCCTGCCCCAACCCTCCGAGCCCGTGACGGGGCCGAGCCTTCCAGGCGGCCCTGAGCTGCGGGGTGCCGCAGGGCTTCCTGAGGGGCAGGATGTGATCGTGGTGCAGAGTGGGCAGGGCGAGGAGCTGCTGGGGCCGGGACCGGAGGTGGGCAGCTTGGCTGGGGTGCACGACGTGCACCTGGAGATGCTGCAGACGGTTGAGGGGCTGCAGAACGTGCTGGTGCTGCGCGGCGCTGACGGCGAGCAGACGCGGCTCTGCGTGCAGGAGGTGGAAAACCTGCCAGAGCTGCCGCCAGACGAGGCCCAGGGTGGGCAGAAACTCTTCATCATCCGCGGCGAGCCCACCTTGCAG GACAACCTGGGGGAGCCGGGAAGGGGGTGCCACCCCCTGACCCCCCGCGGCACGGTGCCCTGGCGGCCCAGCGCGCCTCCGCCATGCCAGCGTCCGCTGCCCCGCTCACCATCCGCCCCATGCGGCCTGACGAAGCCCctgctgtcctgcagctcctccag